The following coding sequences lie in one Rutidosis leptorrhynchoides isolate AG116_Rl617_1_P2 chromosome 6, CSIRO_AGI_Rlap_v1, whole genome shotgun sequence genomic window:
- the LOC139851909 gene encoding protein HIRA-like → MIAEKPNWVRHEGMQIYSIDIQPGGLRFATGGGDHKVRIWNMKYADKILDLDSDRPKLELLATLRDHFGSVNCVRWAKHGRYIASGSDDNIIQINERKPGSGTTEFGSGEAPDVENWKIVFTLRGHTADVVDLNWSPDDSTLASGSLDNTVHIWDMSNGICTAVLRGHSSLVKGVTWDPIGSFIASQSDDKTVIFWRTSDWSLAHRTDGHWTKSLGSTFFRRLGWSPCGHFITTTNGYQKPKFSAPVLERGEWTASFDFLGHHAPITVVKFNHSLFKDDTKNTKEPKIVTTGWANGSSKNGGNESQPYNVIAIGSQDRTISVWNTTNHRPLFVARSFFSQSVVDLSWSPDGYSLFACSLDGTVATFQFEVKEIGQKLSDAELEELKKNRYGDVRGKQTNLAESPAQLLLEAASKKVTGNVINNNSSAIKSSSKVESLSDLGKNLDNNVSNKPVQVSSPVKQREYRRPDGRKRIIPEAVGVPVQGESINMSVASQSQTVDCFVKSTDNGNLGLRDREGPPAKRAMIGGLTARATVSDSLIIEKVSTTADKDGNISVEPIGSSKNFGSSGPVRTLSIRVIDSKGGDRSYVCLEARHKEYAANDIIGVGSTSVIKETEICCTRNGQTLWSDRISGNVTVLAGNANFWAVGCEDGSLQVYTKCGRRSMPTIMMGSTPVFIDCDDSWKLLLVTRRGVVYVWDLFNRKCILHDSLTSLLSSDPKSTGSLKVISAKLSKSGYPLVTLATRHAFMFDTSLMCWLRVADDCFPASNFVSSFNLGFPQKGELAALQVDVRKLMARKPGWSRVTDDGVQTRAHLEAQLASALSLTSPNEYRQCLLSYIRFLAREADESRLREVCENFLGPPTGMAETATSDATNAVWDPCVLGMRKHKLLREDILPAMASNRKVQRLLNEFMDLLSEYKSSSPNPDPLAATTNNAITAQPAILATETPQETNEVAQTDSIKEQHPLISDQMDVVPPGTNKSDPVPDEMAP, encoded by the exons ATGATTGCAGAAAAACCAAATTGGGTTCGTCATGAAGGCATGCAAATTTATTCAATTGATATTCAACCTGGTGGTCTTCGATTTGCTACTGGTGGTGGCGATCACAAG GTAAGGATTTGGAACATGAAATATGCTGACAAGATATTGGATTTGGATTCAGATAGACCCAAATTGGAACTTCTTGCTACTCTTCGTGATCATTTTGGGTCAGTCAATTGTGTTAGGTGGGCGAAACATGGACGCTACATTGCATCAGGTTCAGACGATAACATCATTCAAATTAACGAGCGAAAACCCGGTTCTGGAACCACAGAATTCGGTAGTGGTGAGGCACCTGATGTTGAAAATTGGAAAATTGTTTTCACTTTGAGAGGCCATACTGCTGATGTG GTAGATCTTAATTGGTCTCCAGATGATTCGACTTTAGCTAGTGGAAGCTTGGATAATACAGTTCATATATGGGATATGAGCAATGGTATCTGCACTGCGGTTTTAAGGGGTCATTCGAGTCTTGTTAAAGGCGTTACTTGGGATCCTATCGGTTCTTTTATTGCAAGTCAATCAGATGACAAAACTGTAATCTTTTGGCGAACATCAGATTGGAGCCTTGCACATAGGACAGATGGGCATTGGACAAAATCG CTCGGATCCACTTTCTTCAGGCGGCTCGGGTGGTCCCCATGTGGTCATTTCATTACAACAACAAACGGTTATCAAAAGCCAAAATTTTCAGCACCTGTTCTAGAGAGGGGAGAATGGACTGCCTCCTTTGACTTTTTAGGTCATCATGCACCTATAACTGTCGTAAAGTTTAATCATTCCTTGTTTAAGGATGACACGAAAAATACCAAGGAACCAAAAATTGTCACTACGGGTTGGGctaatgggtcctcaaagaatggTGGAAATGAATCACAACCGTACAATGTTATTGCTATAGGGAGTCAAGATCGAACCATTTCCGTGTGGAATACCACTAATCATCGCCCTCTATTTGTTGCTAGATCTTTCTTTTCTCAAAGTGTTGTTGACTTATCTTG gAGCCCAGATGGGTATTCCCTATTTGCTTGTTCCTTAGATGGGACCGTGGCTACTTTTCAGTTTGAGGTCAAAGAAATCGGTCAAAAGCTAAGTGATGCAGAACTAGAGGAATTGAAAAAAAACCGTTATGGTGACGTTAGAGGTAAACAAACTAACTTAGCCGAAAGTCCAGCACAGTTGCTTCTCGAAGCAGCTTCCAAAAAAGTTACAGGAAACGTCATAAACAATAATTCATCCGCCATTAAATCATCTTCAAAGGTTGAATCTTTATCGGATCTTGGTAAGAATCTTGATAATAATGTGTCAAATAAACCTGTTCAAGTGTCTAGTCCGGTAAAGCAAAGAGAATACCGACGACCCGATGGTCGGAAACGGATCATTCCAGAAGCCGTTGGTGTTCCTGTTCAAGGGGAAAGCATAAACATGTCCGTGGCTTCTCAAAGTCAAACAGTTGACTGTTTTGTAAAGTCAACTGATAACGGTAATTTAGGTCTTCGAGACCGTGAAGGCCCACCTGCTAAGAGGGCGATGATTGGAGGTTTAACGGCTCGAGCCACCGTTAGTGATAGTCTAATAATTGAAAAGGTTTCGACCACTGCCGATAAAGATGGAAATATTAGTGTCGAACCGATCGGATCTTCGAAGAATTTTGGTTCTTCGGGCCCCGTTAGAACCCTTTCGATTAGAGTAATTGATAGTAAAGGAGGGGATAGATCATACGTCTGTTTGGAAGCTCGTCATAAAGAATATGCAGCTAACGATATTATTGGCGTCGGGAGTACAAGTGTGATAAAAGAAACGGAAATTTGTTGCACAAGAAATGGTCAAACTCTTTGGTCTGACCGAATATCTGGCAACGTTACAGTTTTGGCCGGGAATGCCAATTTTTGGGCTGTTGGGTGCGAAGATGGATCCCTGCAG GTCTACACAAAATGTGGGCGGCGTTCTATGCCCACTATTATGATGGGTTCGACACCCGTGTTTATTGACTGCGATGATTCTTGGAAATTGTTACTGGTTACAAGGAGAGGGGTCGTATATGTATGGGATCTTTTCAACCGCAAGTGTATTCTTCATGATTCGTTGACGTCACTTTTGTCTTCGGACCCAAAGTCAACCG GTTCACTAAAAGTAATATCTGCGAAGTTATCGAAGTCTGGATATCCGCTTGTTACGTTGGCTACACGTCATGCATTCATGTTTGATACGAGCCTCATGTGTTGGCTGCGTGTTGCCGATGATTGCTTCCCGGCTTCTAATTTTGTAAGTTCGTTTAATTTAGGGTTTCCTCAAAAAGGTGAATTGGCAGCCTTGCAAGTTGACGTGCGGAAACTCATGGCTCGAAAACCAGGCTGGAGCAG AGTAACTGATGACGGAGTGCAGACACGCGCCCATTTGGAAGCTCAGTTAGCATCTGCGTTATCGTTGACGTCTCCAAACGAGTATCGACAATGTCTTTTGTCGTATATTCGGTTTCTAGCTAG AGAAGCTGATGAATCTCGACTGCGTGAAGTGTGTGAGAACTTTCTTGGACCACCAACCGGAATGGCAGAAACCGCTACTTCTGATGCAACAAACGCTGTTTGGGATCCTTGCGTTCTT GGAATGCGAAAGCATAAACTTTTGAGGGAAGATATTCTTCCAGCAATGGCGTCAAACCGTAAAGTTCAACGGCTGCTCAACGAGTTCATGGATCTTTTATCCGAATACAAAAGCTCTAGCCCAAATCCGGACCCACTGGCTGCTACCACCAACAACGCTATCACTGCACAACCAGCAATATTAGCAACTGAAACACCACAAGAGACTAATGAAGTGGCTCAAACAGATTCTATCAAAGAACAACATCCATTGATATCGGATCAAATGGATGTTGTCCCACCCGGAACTAACAAATCTGACCCGGTCCCAGATGAAATGGCACCGTGA